A single Lolium perenne isolate Kyuss_39 chromosome 6, Kyuss_2.0, whole genome shotgun sequence DNA region contains:
- the LOC127308043 gene encoding uncharacterized protein: MRDYPAAHPPIMAPPPNNTPLFLIALAAVVLVIRPAPAAAEVTVAPPIDILKTLSAYPEFSAFTSMVNDTGLALSINAQKKLTVLAANNTGLPVAALRRLPHQLLGDLLSLHVVLDYLDPEKLDALRLGRTGKGSKVTTLLPGRETKFLRVTGGDKTRITFSYAGPIGSGLPPRNATLVRVVTAQAFSLMVLQVDGLVLPAMIPATVAAPFDVAKIIAGFPDLGAFATLLVQTGLASAINAHPIVTVLAVNNTDLAAALGGIPPKATADVLALHAVLDFLDTERLDALRKGRTGDGSIVTTMLQGTGSGARGRGAGFVRVSGGEDGRITFSSAAPGVGASRNATLLKVVTRQAFSVIVLQVNGLIVPPGIVVPRAPAPSPQSPRARHMSLPPTPGPAPAYSPASPVMPEPEPEGPKTTPPPSSVIPIPSVHGGVAAKIPAPNAGHMVTGSWWSGAGAALGIMACLLASL, encoded by the coding sequence ATGCGCGACTacccagctgctcatccaccgatCATGGCTCCTCCTCCCAACAACACACCCTTGTTCCTGATCGCGCTCGCCGCCGTCGTCCTCGTGATCCGCCCGGCGCCGGCTGCCGCGGAGGTCACCGTCGCGCCGCCCATCGACATCCTCAAGACCCTCTCCGCCTACCCGGAGTTCAGCGCCTTCACCTCCATGGTCAACGACACCGGCCTCGCCCTCTCCATCAACGCCCAGAAGAAGCTCACCGTGCTCGCCGCCAACAACACGGGCCTCCCCGTCGCCGCGCTCCGCCGCCTCCCGCACCAGCTCCTCGGCGACCTCCTCTCGCTCCACGTCGTCCTCGACTACCTCGACCCGGAGAAGCTCGACGCGCTGCGCCTCGGCCGCACCGGCAAGGGCTCCAAGGTCACCACCCTCCTCCCGGGCCGCGAGACCAAGTTCCTCCGCGTCACCGGCGGCGACAAGACCCGCATCACCTTCTCCTACGCCGGGCCCATCGGCAGCGGCCTGCCGCCGCGGAACGCCACGCTCGTCAGGGTCGTCACCGCGCAGGCCTTCAGCCTCATGGTGCTCCAGGTGGACGGCCTCGTCCTCCCGGCCATGATACCGGCCACCGTCGCCGCCCCGTTCGACGTCGCCAAGATCATCGCCGGATTCCCCGACCTCGGCGCCTTCGCCACCCTGCTCGTCCAGACTGGGCTCGCCAGCGCCATCAACGCCCACCCGATCGTCACCGTCCTCGCCGTCAACAACACCGACCTCGCCGCCGCGCTCGGCGGGATCCCGCCGAAGGCCACCGCCGACGTCCTCGCGCTCCACGCCGTCCTCGACTTCCTCGACACGGAGCGGCTCGACGCGCTGCGCAAAGGCCGCACGGGCGACGGATCCATCGTCACCACCATGCTCCAGGGGACCGGATCCGGCGCCCGGGGCCGAGGCGCCGGGTTCGTACGCGTCTCGGGTGGCGAGGACGGCCGGATCACCTTCTCCTCCGCGGCTCCCGGCGTCGGCGCGTCGCGAAACGCCACGCTCCTCAAGGTAGTCACAAGGCAGGCGTTCAGCGTGATCGTGCTCCAGGTCAACGGCCTCATCGTCCCGCCAGGTATCGTCGTCCCGCGCGCACCCGCACCTTCACCACAGAGCCCGAGGGCCAGGCACATGTCGCTGCCTCCGACCCCTGGGCCAGCGCCGGCGTACTCGCCGGCGTCCCCAGTCATGCCCGAGCCTGAACCGGAGGGGCCCAAGACCACGCCGCCGCCATCTTCGGTCATCCCGATACCCAGCGTTCACGGCGGAGTGGCGGCCAAGATTCCAGCGCCGAATGCCGGACACATGGTGACGGGGAGCTGGTGGAGCGGTGCCGGTGCGGCATTGGGGATCATGGCGTGCCTGCTTGCGAGTTTGTAA
- the LOC127308044 gene encoding probable small nuclear ribonucleoprotein F yields MATVPVNPKPFLNNLTGKPVIVKLKWGMEYKGYLVSVDSYMNLQLANTEEYIDGQFSGNLGEILIRCNNVMYMRGVPEDTEIEDAE; encoded by the exons ATG GCCACTGTACCAGTTAACCCGAAGCCTTTCCTGAACAACCTGACAGGGAAACCTGTTATTGTCAAACTGAAGTGGGGTATGGAATACAAAG GGTACCTTGTCTCTGTGGACTCCTACATGAATCTGCAG CTTGCTAACACAGAGGAGTACATTGATGGGCAATTCTCTGGAAACCTTGGAGAGATACTGATAAG GTGCaacaacgttatgtatatgcgcgGCGTTCCGGAGGATAccgagattgaggatgcagagtgA